In Natronococcus sp. AD-5, the genomic window GGTACCTTTCCGGGCATACAACGAACTGTGTCGATACGCGGCTTGTAGCTGTCGGCGGCGGTCGGATGCTCGAGGTCGGGCGGCGCGCTCGAGACGCCGTTCAGGATCGGTCCGCGTCCGGTGCCAGCGCCTCCATCGTCGCCTCGATCTCGTCGGCCTCGGCGCTGCGCGGGAAACTGACGGCGACCGCGTCGACGCCGTCGATCGCCTCGAATCGCGCGAGTCGGTCGCGCGCGGTCTCCGGATCGCCCGCGGCGCAGAGGTCCTCGAGCAGCTCGTCGGAGACCGCCTCGAGCGCCCGCTTCCGGTCGTCCGACTGCCAGGCGTCGTGGATCGTCTCCGCTTCGTCGTAGCCCTGCCGGGCCAGCGCGTCGCGGTAGAACGTCCCCATCCCGCCGACGTAGAAGGCGGTGTGCTGGCGGGCGAGTTCCCGGGCGCGGTCGGCGTCCTCGAGCGCACAGCAGGTGACGCCGACGGTCGCCGCGACGTCGTCCGGCTCGCGGTCGCCCAGGTCGGTGCCGCGCTCGAGGTCCTCGAGGCGGTCCCGGAGTCCGTCGGGCGTGAGCATGATCGCGTGCCAGCCGTCGGCGAACCGGCCCGCGAGTTCGACCGCCTTCGGTCCCATCCCGGTCACTTCGATCGGCGGCACGGGATCGGGCGGATTACACCGGAGTCGAAAGCCGGCGAGCGAGAAGTGATCGCCGTCGTAGTCGACGGTCTCCCCCGAGAGCACCCGGCGGACGATCTCGACGGTCTCGCGGGTGCGCTTGAGGGGGTTGCCGTACTCGAGGCCGTGCCAGTTCTCGATCACGACGGGACCGCTCGGGCCGAGGCCGAGCCGGAATCGCCCGTCGGCGACCTCCTGCAGCGTCGCGGCGGTCTGGCCGAGTAGCGCGGGCGAGCGCGAGTAGGTGTTGACGATGCTGGTGCCGACCTCGACGCTGCCGGTTCGCTCGGCGATCGTGGTCAGGACGGTCACCGCGTCCCGGCCCCACGTCTCGGGAAGCCAGACGCAGTCGAACCCGCCCTCCTCGGCTCGCCGGGCGTACTCGGCCAGCGAGTCGACGCTCGGCTGGGCCGCGACCGGGAGGTGGACGTCCCTGTGGGTCATACCTCTGGCGACTCTTCGATGCGCGGCAGCCCCTGCGCGGTGATCGTCTCGCCGACGACGTACGAGGAGGCCGGACTCGCGAGGAACTGCGCGAGGTCGGCGATTTCCTCGACGGTTCCCATTCGGCGTTCGACCTCGTTCCGGTCGACCTCGTCGGCCGAGACGCCCATCTGACTCTCGACGCCCGCCGTCGCGACGAAGCCGGGCGCGATGCAGTTGACGCGCACGTTATCGGACGCCCACTCGTAGGAAAGGGTCGTCGTCAGGTTCACGACGGCCGCCTTGGCGGCGCCGTAGTGGCTCATGTACGGCGAGCCCGTCTGTCCGGCGACGCTGGACAGGTTGATCACGATCCCGCCGTCCTCCTTCAAGTGTTCCGCGGCGGCCTGCGTACAGTGGTAGGTGCCGTGGACGTTGATGTCGACGATCGTCTTCCAGCCGTTCTCCGAGATGTCGTCGAAGGTGGCCATGAACGACGCGCCGGCGTTGTTCACCAGCACGTCGAGGCCGCCGAACTCCTCGACGGTCGCCTCGACCATCGCCTCGACCGCCTCGCGGTCGGTCACGTCGCACTCGACGGAAAGCGCCGTGCCGGGGCGGTCGCTCCCGTTAATTTCCTCCGCGACCGGGTCGACGTTGTCCTGCTCGCGCGAGCAGATCACGACGTCGACGCCGTCGGATGCGAACCGCTTCGCGATCGACTCCCCGATGCCGCTCGAGGCCCCGGTGACGATCGCGACGTCGCCGTCGACGCTGAACCGGTCGGTACTCATCGGCGATCACCCGCCTCCGCTGCGAACGTAGTTACCATTGTAAGATACAGTAATGGATACGCAGACACTGTTAATAAAGATGGGTACGACCCCCGTACCGTTAAGGCGGTAGAAGGTTACTGTCACCGATACGCACACTCGAGCGGCGACCGCCGTTCGCACAGCACTATGACAGGAGAAGACACCAGATACGGGCCGGATCGACAGGAAGCGGTCTACCGACGAGGGATGCTCGAGGGCGATCCGCCGGAGTTTCCGGTCGCCTACGAGGACCTCGAGGAACGCGCCCGCGAGGAGCTCGGCGAGGAGGCGTTCGCGTACGTCGCGGGCGGCGCGGGCTCCGAATCGACGATCGAGGCGAACGACCGCGCCTTCGACGGGTGGGAGATCGTTCCGCGCATCCTGCGGGACGTTTCCGACCGGGATCTCTCGGTCGAGCTGTTCGGGCGGGAGATTCCCGCACCCGTCCTGCTCGCGCCGATCGGCGTGCAGTCGATCCTCCACGACGAGGCGGAACTCGCCGTCGCCCGCGCGGCGAGCGACGTCGGCGTGCCGATGATCTCGAGTTCCGTCTCCTCGTACACGATGGAGGAGATCGCCGACGAACTCGAGGCGCCGGGCTGGTTCCAGCTCTACTGGAGTTCCGATCGCGACGTGGCGGCCAGCTTCCTCGAACGGGCCGAGAACGCCGGCTTCGAGGCCGTCGTCGTCACCCTCGACACGCCGAAGATGGGCTGGCGCGAGCGCGACATCGAACTCGCCTACCTCCCCTTCCTCGAAGGTCAGGGGATACGGAACTACTTCGAGGACGACGCCTTCCGCGACCGGCTCGAGACCGACGACCCGTGGGCCGACCCGGAGGCCTCGCTCGAGTCCTTCATCGACCGCTTCGGCGACGCCTCGCTCACCTGGGACGACCTCTCGTTCCTGCGCGAGCACACCGACCTGCCGATTATCCTCAAGGGCGTGCTCCACCCGGACGACGCTCGACGCGCCGTCGAACGCGGGATGGACGGCGCGATCGTCTCGAACCACGGCGGCCGCCAGGTCGACGGCGCGATCCCGGCGCTCGAGGCCCTGCCCGACGTCGTCGAGGCCGTCGGCGACGACGTCCCGGTCCTCTTCGACAGCGGGATCCGCCGGGGCAGCGACGCCGTCCGGGCGATCGCGCTCGGGGCCGACGCCGTCCTGCTCGGCCGACCCTACGCCTACGGGCTCGGGATCGGCGGCGAGGATGGCGTGCGATCCGTCCTGCGGAACTTCCTCGCGGACCTGGACCTGACCGTCGGACTCTCGGGCTGTGCCGGCATCGACGAGGTCGACCGGTCGACGGTCCGGCGGGCGGAGCGATGAGCGCGGATCCGCGCTCCGGCGATCCCGACGCCCCCGAGGAGTGGGAGGCCGTCTTCTGGGACGTCGGCGGCGTCGTTCTCGACCTCGAGTCGGTCCGGGCCGCCCACACCGCGTTCGTCGCGGACCTGCTCGAGCGCCGCGACGTCGACGCGACCATCGAGGAGGCGATCGCCGCCTGGCGCAGCGCCGTCGGCGATCACTTCCGCGAGCGCGACGGGACGGCGTTCCGGGCCGCCCGCGACGGCTACCACAAGGGCATCGAAGCGGTCGTCGGCGAGCCGATCCCGCGAGCGGAGTGGAAGCCGCCGTTTCGAGAGGCCGTCCGGTCCTCGATCGAGCCGGTTCCGGGCGCCGTCGAAACCGTCGAGCGACTCGCCGCTCGAGATCTCCACGTCGGCGTCGTCAGCGACGTCGACGACGAGGAGGGCCGGTGGATGCTCGAGCAGTTCGGCGTCCGCGAGGCGTTCGACTCGATCACGACCTCCGAGGAGGTCGGTCGGACGAAGCCCGACCCCGCGATGTTCGAGACGGCCCTCGAGAAGGCCGGCGTCGCACCCGAACGGTCGCTGATGATCGGCGACCGGTACGAACACGACGTCGAAGGGGCCGCCGAGGCGGGGTTACACGGCGTCGCCTTCGGCGCCGAGGACGGCCCCGCCGTCTCGTACCGGATCGAGTCGCCGCTCGAGATCCTCGAGATCGTCGACGGCGAACGGGACGAGTGACGCGCGATCCCGTTCCGATACCGATAGCTGTTCGGTCGCTTGACTGTCGAATCGCGATAGAGGTCCCGTAACCTGTAAAATTCGGAGTGTTCAGGGCCAACTTCTTTTTATCCGCTGGGCGGACCAGTACGTGATCGCCACGGCGCCTCGGCGCGCGCGAATCGGACCGGAAACCGCTTCAACCCATGAGAACGACCAGTCAGGGCGTATCGCGGGTGACCATCCGTCGGTTCGAGCCCGGCGACCGAGCCGCGTTTCTGTCGCTGTACGAGACCGTGTTCGAACGCGACCGTCGCACCGACTGGTTTCGGTGGAAGTACAAGGAGAACCCCTACGTCGATCACGTTCCGATCGTCGTCGCCGAGCACGACGGCGACCTCGTCGGCTGTCGGTCGCTGTTCGCCCAGGAAATGCGCGGACACGGAACGGTGCGGACGGCGTTCCAGCCGTGCGACACGATGGTCCACCCCGAGCACCGTCGCCGCGGGCTGTTCAGCCGGATGAACGAGCGGACCCTCGAGCGCTACACTGACGGCGGGCCGTCGTTCTTCTTCAACTTCCCGAACGAGGCCTCGATGCAGGGGAACCTCGACTGCGGCTGGCGCGAGATCGGAACGGTGCCGCTGTACTATCGGTTCCAGGATCCCGTCCGCGCCTTCGAGCGGTGGGCGGGCGACTCCGAATCGACGAGCGGTTCGACGGATCGCTCGAGCGGAAACCGCGCGACGGCCGCGCTCTCGAGAGCGCTCGCCGACGCGATAGCGGGTTCGCACCGGGCGGGCGACCGGCTCCTGACCCCCGACGCCGGCGTTCGAATCGTGCGCTACGAGACGCCGCCCCCCGAGACGCTCGAGCGGATCTATCGGCGGTCGATCCCCGACGCGATGCACACGAATCGGACCGAGGCGTTCTACCGCTGGCGGTTCGCCAATCCGGAGCACACCTACACGACGTACGTCGCGAAACGGGACGCCGCGCCGGTGGCCGCGCTCGTCGTCTCCGAGGTCGACGATCACGTCCGGATCGTCGAGACGCTCCCGCGAACGGTCGACTCCGAACTGGCGGCGCTCAACCGGTTGCTCGTCGCGGTGCTCTCCGAGTACGAGGATCGCAGTTACGTCACCGCGTTCGGCGAGACGCTGCCGACGCCGGTTCGCTACCGGTTCTACCCCGATACGCGGGCGCCCCTCTCGACGGTGATCCGACCGTCGGCGCGGACGCTGCTCGCGCGCGATATCGACGCGAAAAGTGCGGTCGAAAACAGTTCGGCCGCCGACTGGACGTTCTCGCGGCTCGACCTCGATACGACCTGACGGGGAACCGCGGAACCGACCCGGTTAGCCGCGGAAACGCGTAACCGGGTCGAGTTCGTGTTCGTCGATATCCTCGAAGGCGTCGCGGGCGATCACGCGCTTGTGGACCTCGTCGGCGCCGTCGACGATGCGGAACGCGCGGACGTTCTCGTAGAAGTCCGCCAGCGGCAGGTCCTTGCCGATCCCGTTGCCGCCGCAGCACTGGATCGAGAGGTCGACCGTCTCCTGGGCGACGTTGGCGGTGAACACTTTCGCCATCGAGACCGGAACGCGGGCTTCCTTCCCCTCGCTGATCTCGCGCGCCGCGTGGCGGACCATCGTCCTGGCCGCGTGCAGTCGGGTCTCCGCGTCGGCGATCTCGTAGCGCAGGCTCTGTTTCTCGGAGAGCGTGCTGCCGAACCCCTCGCGTTCGCTCGTGTAGGCCTTCGCGACCTCGAGCGAGCGCTGGGCCATCCCGGAAAAGCGCATGCAGTGGGTGAGCCGCGCGGGGCCGAGGCGCTTCTGGGCGATGGCGAAGCCGGCGTTCTCGGCGCCCAGCAGGTTCTCCTCGGGAACGCGCACGTCGTCGTAAATGATTTCGGCGTGGCTCGCGCCCCGGAATCCCCCGCCGACGTGGGGGATGTCGCGCTGGTACTCGACGCCGTCCGCGTCGCTCGGGACGAGGAAGATCGAACACCCTTCGTAGGGGTGGGCGTCCCGGTCGGTCCGGGCCATCACCAGCAGGACGTCGGCCTCGCTACCCTGGGTCGTCCACCACTTGTGGCCGTTGATGACCCACTCGTCGCCCTCTTTCTCCGCCGTGGTCTTGATCATCTTCGGATCCGAGCCGCCGCCCTGCATCGGCTCAGTCATCGAAAAGCCCGAGTGGATCTCCGCGTCGACCAGCGGCTCGAGCCACCGCTCTTTCTGTTCGTCGGTGCCGGCCATCTCCAGGGTGTGCATGTTCCCCTCGTCGGGCGCGTCGACCCGCAGCGCCAGCGGTCCGAGCAGGCTGCGACCGGCCTCCTCGAACGCCGGCAGGACGTCGCGGAACTCGAGGCCGAGCCCGCCGTGCTCCTCGTCGATCTGCGGCGCGTAGAGCGCTCGCTCGCGCGCTTTTTCTCGCAGCTCCTCGACGGTATCGTCCGGGACCGGGCCGTTCCCGAGCCACTCCCGCTCGACCGGGATCACTTCCTCGTCGACGAACTCGCGGACGTTTGCGGCCAGTTCACGCGCCCGATCGCTGTCGTGATACTCCATGCTACCAGTTATGCGAACATTGTAAAATAAGGTTTCCGTCGTAACTATTTTCGTTAATCGGACCGGGAGTAGTACCGTACACGACTATGACGATCGGAACCCCCCTTCGAACGAATCGGGCCGTCTCGACCGGACAGCGGGTCGAACGCGCCAGCCTCGAGCCATGACGGAGCGCTACTACGAGCGCCTCGTCGACGAGGACGCGCTGGCGGCGTACCTCGAGTCCCACCTGGGCGCGGCCGACGAGTACGAGATCGACCGCCACCAGGAGGGCCACTCCAACGAGACGCTGTTCGTCACCTGGGGCGACCGCGACCTGGTGATCAGACGACCGCCGCCGGGCGAGACGGCCGACACCGCCCACGACGTCCTGCGGGAGTACCGGGTGACCGAGGCGCTGGTCGACACCGACGTCCCCGTCCCCGAGCCGCTGCTCGCCTGCGAGGACCACGACGTCATCGGTAGCGACTTCTACGTGATGGAGCGACTCGCGGGCGACGTGCTCCGGCTCGAGGAACCCGACCGGTTCGCCGAGCCCGAACACCGCGAGCGGATCGGCGAGGAACTCGTCGACACGCTGGCGGCGATCCACGATGTCGACTACGAGGACGTCGGCCTCGGCGAGTTCGGCTACCCCGAGAGCTACACCGAGCGCCAGGTCGAGCGCTGGGGGCAGCAGCTGATGTGGGCGTTCGACCGCACCGCGGACGAACGCGAAGTGCCGGACCTCTACGAGGTCGGCGCGTGGCTGCAGGAGAACGTTCCCGACGACCACCCGCACGCGCTCGTCCACGGCGACTACAAGCTGGATAACGTGATGTACAGTCCCGGTACTCCACCGGAGCTGGTCGGCGTCTTCGACTGGGAGATGGCCACGCTGGGCGACCCGCGGGCCGACCTGGGCTGGATGCTCTCCTACTGGCGCGACGCGAAGGACCCCGACCCCGCCGTGCCGGAGCTCACGGCCGCCTTCATGGAACGGGAGGGGTACCCGACCCGCCGAGAACTGGTCGACCGCTGGGAGGAGCGGACCGGCCTCGAGTTCGAGCGCGAGCAGTTCTACCGCGCGCTCGCGGTGTACAAGCTGGCCGCCCTCGGCGAGATGTTCTTCCGGCGCTACCTCGAGGGCAACAGCGACGATCCGATGTACCCGCGGATGGAAGAACGCGTTCCGGCGCTGGCCGCGCGAGCGATGCGAATCATCGACGGGGAGGAGCCGCTCTGACATGCGCTACTTCGAAGACATCGAGGTCGGCGAAACGCGCTCGTTCGGCGAGTACGACGTCACGGAGGACGAGGTCGTCGAGTTCGCCGAGCGGTACGATCCCCAGCCGTTCCACGTCGACGAGGAAGCCGCGGCGGACAGCATGTTCGGCGAACTGGTCGCCTCGGGCTGGCACACCGCGGCGATGTCGATGCGGATGCTCGTCGAGGGCCCCGACGACGAGGACGGGTGGGCTTCGATGGGGTCGCCCGGCGTCGACGAACTGCGCTGGCACCAGCCGGTCAAGCCGGGCGATACGCTCTCGCTTCGAACCGAGGTCCTCGAGAAGCGCCCCTCCGAGAGCCGCTCCGACCGCGGCTACGTGAAGAGCCGACTCGAGACGTACACCCAGGACGACGAGCTCGTCATGAGCTGGGTCGGGAACACGATCTTAGAGCGCCGCGACGACGAATAATTACCGTCGTTTGCTCTTCCTTGCCCCTCGCGTACGATATACGTAGATACGTCCCTTTCGTTAACATTGGTAACTCGGTTCGGTGGAGTTAAGGCCGTCCCGGCCGACCACACGGGCATGTCATACGACACCATCGGCCGCGTCGCCGTGCTCGGCGCGGGAAACATGGGACACGGAATCGCCGAGGTGACCGCGATGGCCGGGTACGACGTCACCATGCGGGACATCGAACCGGAACTGGTCGAGGACGGTTACGAGGGGATCGCCTGGAGCCTCGAGAAACTCGAAGAAAAAGACCGCCTCGAGGAACCGGCCGACGAGATTCTCGACCGAATCGAGACCACGACCGACCTCGAGGCGGCCGTCGCCGACGCCGACCTCGTCGTCGAAGCCGCGCCGGAGAACCTCGAGCTGAAACACGATATCTTCCGGGATCTCGAGCGCTACGCCGACGAGGACGCGCTGCTCGCGACGAACACCTCGAGCCTCCCGATCACGGACGTCGCGGAGGTCGTCGACGCGCCCGAGCGCGTGCTCGGACTGCACTTCTTCAACCCGCCGGTGAAGATGGACCTCGTCGAAGTCATCTACGGCGCCGAGACGAGCGGCGCCGCGGCCGAGGCCGGTTACGAGTGGGTCGAGTCGATCGACAAGACGCCGATCTACGTCCGCAAGGACGTCCGCGGTTTCGTCGTCAACACCATCGTCGGCCCCTTCATCGGCGAGCCGGCGTGGATGGTCTCCGAGGGCGACGCCGACGTTCGCCAGGCCGACGCCGCGATGGCTCACGGGCGGGGCTACCCCATGGGGCCGTTCGAGCTCGCCGACCTGACCGGAATCGACGTCGGCTACCACGTCCGCAAGGAGGCCGGCGACGACATCCCGCCGATCATGGAGGAGAAAGTCCAGGCCGAAGAATTCGGGAAGAAGACCGGGAAGGGGTTCTACGGCTACGAGGAGGGTGACGGTCCCGACTACGAGCCCGGGGACGGCGAGGGGTTCGACACGCTTCAGGTCGAAGCGCGGATGATCAACCGCGCGGCCTACCTGGTCGGCGAGGACGTCGCGACGCCCGAGGCGATCGATATCGGCGTCCGTCTCGGCCTGGGCTTCCCGGAGGGGATCTGCCGTCGCGCGGACAAGATCGGCCTCGAGACGGTACTGGAGACACTCGAGACCCAACTCGAGGAGACCGGCGACGACCGGTTCGAGCCGCACTCGCACCTGCGAGAGCTCGTCGAGGAGGGGAAGACCGGCGAGGACGCCGGCGCGGGCTTCCACGACTACGGCGGCGGGGAGGGGGGCCTCGACTCCTACCGCTACCTGAACGCCGAGATCGAGGACGGGGTCCTCGCGGTCGAACTCGACCGTCCGGAGCGGATGAACGCGCTGTCGGCCGACCTGCTCGAGGAGATCGACGACCTGTTCTCGACGGTCGACACTAACGAAATTCGGTGCGCGACGATCGAGGGGACGGGCGACCGCGCGTTCAGCGCCGGCGCGGACATCACCGGCTTCGGCTCGCTCGAGCCGACCGACGCGATGGACGTCACGCCCGCCTTCGAGACGGTCAACGACTTTCCGCGGCCCGTGGTCGCGAAGATCGACGGCTACTGTCTCGGCGCCGGCCTCGAGCTCGCGCTCGCCTGCGATCTCCGCCTGGCGACGAAACGGTCGTCGTTCGGCGCGCCCGAAATCGGTCTCGGGCTGATCCCCGGTGGCGGCGGTACGCAGCGGCTGCTGCGCGTCCTCGGCGAGACCCGCGCGAAGGAGCTGGTCTTCCGGGGCAACCACATCGACGCCGAGCGAGCCGCCGACTGGGGGCTCGCTAACCGGGCCGTCGACCGCGACGAGTTCGACGAGACCGTCGAAGCGTTCGTCGACGACCTGCGAAACGGCCCGCCGCTCGGGCTCGAGGTGGCCAAGAAGGTGATGAACCGGGGCGAGGACGCCAGCCTCGAGGCGGCGCTGGCGATGGAGAGCCAGGGCTTCGGCCTCCTGATCGGCACCGACGACGTGCGGGAGGGGACCGCCGCGTTCGCGGAGGACCGCGAGCCGGAGTTCGAGGGCGAGTGAGATGGCCGTCTCGTTCGAGGACCTCGAGGTCGGCCACGGGGTCGTCACCCACTCGCGGACGATCACCGAGGCGGACGTCCGCAACTACGCGGGCGTCAGCGGCGATTTCAACCCGCTGCACCTGAGCGAGGAGTACACCGCCGACACGCCGTTCGGCGAGCCGATCGCTCACGGCGCGCTCCTGTTCGGGATCGCGTCGGGACTCCTCTGGCAGTACCGCCACGAACGCCCCGAGACGATCGCCTTCTACGGGGTCGATTCGCTCCGGTTCACCGAACCCGTCACGATGGGCACGACGGTTCACGCCGAATCCGAGTTGATCGAGAAGGAGCCCCGGGATCATCCGGTCGCGAACGGCGTCGCGCGCTACGAGACGCGGCTCGTCACCGACGAGGACGAGGTCGCGCTCTCCTGTGAGATGCTCACGCTTGTGAAGTAACGGGAGAGCGTCACGCAGGTTCACCGTCTTTTATCAGAATTCAAGGCGAATACCCCGGGGCTTGACCCCGGGGATGAAGCCGCCACTCGGTGATACAAACCATTATGTAGACACATCTATAATCAAGAGACAGCGATGGAACACAGTCACCGCTACCAAGCCTACCCGACACAAGAGGTAGCGGAAGGACTGGAATACCATCTGAACGTTCATCGCCAACTCTACAACCACATCCGATGGGACTACGAAAACAGTCCTGAGGACGACAAACCGTCTGAGTACGACCAGAACAACAAACTCCCCGAGTGGAAACGTAAGTGGCCTGTGTTTAGCGAACTGCACTCGAAAGCCGCACAAGCTACCGTCGCTCGTTTCCACCGCAATCTCTCGAACCTTCGCAAGAAGAAAGAGAAGGGATACAACGTCGGTCGTCTCAAGCGGCAAGCACCCACCGATTATCGAAGCGTGACGTACAACCAGTCCGGTTTCGACCTCGATGAAAAGAGGGGCCGCGACAGGTTTGCCTACGTGCGTTTCAGCAAAATCGGCTGGGTCAAAATCCGGTACCACCGCCCGATACCCGACCACGCCACCATCAAAGAAGTCACCTTCAAGAAGGAGACGACTGGCGAGTGGTTCGTTTCCTTCGGACTGGAAATCGACGAGGCTGACCTGCCAGAGAAACCCGGCGTGGACTCACTCGATGCGAGCAACAGCGTCGGGATCGACCTCGGTATCCTCAACTACATCCATACGTCGGACGGGACAACCGTGGACTGGCTCGACCTCGAAGACGACTACGAGCGTCTGCGCCGCGAACAACGCAAGCTGTCGCGGAAGGAATACGGGTCGAACAACTACGAGAAACAACGCCAGAAGATCGCCAAGATCAACCGCCACATCCAGCGGAAGGTGCTGGACTACCAGCACAAAATCACGACGTGGCTCGTCCGAGAATACGACGCCGTGTTCGTGGAAGACTTGGATGTGAAGGAGATGCTTGAGCAGCCACATACCGCTCGGAACAAGCAGGATGCGGCGTGGCGACAGTTCATCACACTCCTCGAATACAAGGCGGAGTTGTACGGCTGCCACGTCAAACAGGTCGAAGCACGAGGAACGACTAAAGAGTGCGCTCGGTGTGGTGTGGAGACAGCGAAACCCCTCTGGGTGCGTGAACACTCCTGTCCCTCGTGCGGATTCAAGACGGACAGGGACGCGAACGCGGTGATGAACGTGTTGCAGCGAGGTTTTTCTGAGTTAGGGCTGGGATGGCCCGAAGACACGCCCGTGGAGACTGTGACCGCTACGGACACGACTCAGTTTGAGTCCGTGTCTGCAAGTCACGTCGTAGAAACGGGAAGCCTCGGGGCTTGACCCCGAGGTGATTCACTTTGTCGAATTCTTCAGCGCTAACGATGGAGTCGCCAAGAATGCCTGTCTCGACTAGTCGGTATCGCCATCGACGTTCTTGTTGGGAGACTCACATCCTGGGATCGGGTCTCGGCAGCGCCCGATGCGTCCGCGGTGGAACGAGATAGCTTCCCCAGTGGCGTACCCGGAGGTACTGGAGGATGCCGTTGCTCTGGCGCGGACCGAGTC contains:
- a CDS encoding TIGR04024 family LLM class F420-dependent oxidoreductase — its product is MTHRDVHLPVAAQPSVDSLAEYARRAEEGGFDCVWLPETWGRDAVTVLTTIAERTGSVEVGTSIVNTYSRSPALLGQTAATLQEVADGRFRLGLGPSGPVVIENWHGLEYGNPLKRTRETVEIVRRVLSGETVDYDGDHFSLAGFRLRCNPPDPVPPIEVTGMGPKAVELAGRFADGWHAIMLTPDGLRDRLEDLERGTDLGDREPDDVAATVGVTCCALEDADRARELARQHTAFYVGGMGTFYRDALARQGYDEAETIHDAWQSDDRKRALEAVSDELLEDLCAAGDPETARDRLARFEAIDGVDAVAVSFPRSAEADEIEATMEALAPDADRS
- a CDS encoding SDR family NAD(P)-dependent oxidoreductase, whose translation is MSTDRFSVDGDVAIVTGASSGIGESIAKRFASDGVDVVICSREQDNVDPVAEEINGSDRPGTALSVECDVTDREAVEAMVEATVEEFGGLDVLVNNAGASFMATFDDISENGWKTIVDINVHGTYHCTQAAAEHLKEDGGIVINLSSVAGQTGSPYMSHYGAAKAAVVNLTTTLSYEWASDNVRVNCIAPGFVATAGVESQMGVSADEVDRNEVERRMGTVEEIADLAQFLASPASSYVVGETITAQGLPRIEESPEV
- a CDS encoding lactate 2-monooxygenase — translated: MTGEDTRYGPDRQEAVYRRGMLEGDPPEFPVAYEDLEERAREELGEEAFAYVAGGAGSESTIEANDRAFDGWEIVPRILRDVSDRDLSVELFGREIPAPVLLAPIGVQSILHDEAELAVARAASDVGVPMISSSVSSYTMEEIADELEAPGWFQLYWSSDRDVAASFLERAENAGFEAVVVTLDTPKMGWRERDIELAYLPFLEGQGIRNYFEDDAFRDRLETDDPWADPEASLESFIDRFGDASLTWDDLSFLREHTDLPIILKGVLHPDDARRAVERGMDGAIVSNHGGRQVDGAIPALEALPDVVEAVGDDVPVLFDSGIRRGSDAVRAIALGADAVLLGRPYAYGLGIGGEDGVRSVLRNFLADLDLTVGLSGCAGIDEVDRSTVRRAER
- a CDS encoding HAD family hydrolase, with product MSADPRSGDPDAPEEWEAVFWDVGGVVLDLESVRAAHTAFVADLLERRDVDATIEEAIAAWRSAVGDHFRERDGTAFRAARDGYHKGIEAVVGEPIPRAEWKPPFREAVRSSIEPVPGAVETVERLAARDLHVGVVSDVDDEEGRWMLEQFGVREAFDSITTSEEVGRTKPDPAMFETALEKAGVAPERSLMIGDRYEHDVEGAAEAGLHGVAFGAEDGPAVSYRIESPLEILEIVDGERDE
- a CDS encoding GNAT family N-acetyltransferase translates to MRTTSQGVSRVTIRRFEPGDRAAFLSLYETVFERDRRTDWFRWKYKENPYVDHVPIVVAEHDGDLVGCRSLFAQEMRGHGTVRTAFQPCDTMVHPEHRRRGLFSRMNERTLERYTDGGPSFFFNFPNEASMQGNLDCGWREIGTVPLYYRFQDPVRAFERWAGDSESTSGSTDRSSGNRATAALSRALADAIAGSHRAGDRLLTPDAGVRIVRYETPPPETLERIYRRSIPDAMHTNRTEAFYRWRFANPEHTYTTYVAKRDAAPVAALVVSEVDDHVRIVETLPRTVDSELAALNRLLVAVLSEYEDRSYVTAFGETLPTPVRYRFYPDTRAPLSTVIRPSARTLLARDIDAKSAVENSSAADWTFSRLDLDTT
- a CDS encoding acyl-CoA dehydrogenase family protein, encoding MEYHDSDRARELAANVREFVDEEVIPVEREWLGNGPVPDDTVEELREKARERALYAPQIDEEHGGLGLEFRDVLPAFEEAGRSLLGPLALRVDAPDEGNMHTLEMAGTDEQKERWLEPLVDAEIHSGFSMTEPMQGGGSDPKMIKTTAEKEGDEWVINGHKWWTTQGSEADVLLVMARTDRDAHPYEGCSIFLVPSDADGVEYQRDIPHVGGGFRGASHAEIIYDDVRVPEENLLGAENAGFAIAQKRLGPARLTHCMRFSGMAQRSLEVAKAYTSEREGFGSTLSEKQSLRYEIADAETRLHAARTMVRHAAREISEGKEARVPVSMAKVFTANVAQETVDLSIQCCGGNGIGKDLPLADFYENVRAFRIVDGADEVHKRVIARDAFEDIDEHELDPVTRFRG
- a CDS encoding phosphotransferase family protein, with translation MTERYYERLVDEDALAAYLESHLGAADEYEIDRHQEGHSNETLFVTWGDRDLVIRRPPPGETADTAHDVLREYRVTEALVDTDVPVPEPLLACEDHDVIGSDFYVMERLAGDVLRLEEPDRFAEPEHRERIGEELVDTLAAIHDVDYEDVGLGEFGYPESYTERQVERWGQQLMWAFDRTADEREVPDLYEVGAWLQENVPDDHPHALVHGDYKLDNVMYSPGTPPELVGVFDWEMATLGDPRADLGWMLSYWRDAKDPDPAVPELTAAFMEREGYPTRRELVDRWEERTGLEFEREQFYRALAVYKLAALGEMFFRRYLEGNSDDPMYPRMEERVPALAARAMRIIDGEEPL
- a CDS encoding MaoC family dehydratase, with product MRYFEDIEVGETRSFGEYDVTEDEVVEFAERYDPQPFHVDEEAAADSMFGELVASGWHTAAMSMRMLVEGPDDEDGWASMGSPGVDELRWHQPVKPGDTLSLRTEVLEKRPSESRSDRGYVKSRLETYTQDDELVMSWVGNTILERRDDE
- a CDS encoding 3-hydroxyacyl-CoA dehydrogenase/enoyl-CoA hydratase family protein, producing the protein MSYDTIGRVAVLGAGNMGHGIAEVTAMAGYDVTMRDIEPELVEDGYEGIAWSLEKLEEKDRLEEPADEILDRIETTTDLEAAVADADLVVEAAPENLELKHDIFRDLERYADEDALLATNTSSLPITDVAEVVDAPERVLGLHFFNPPVKMDLVEVIYGAETSGAAAEAGYEWVESIDKTPIYVRKDVRGFVVNTIVGPFIGEPAWMVSEGDADVRQADAAMAHGRGYPMGPFELADLTGIDVGYHVRKEAGDDIPPIMEEKVQAEEFGKKTGKGFYGYEEGDGPDYEPGDGEGFDTLQVEARMINRAAYLVGEDVATPEAIDIGVRLGLGFPEGICRRADKIGLETVLETLETQLEETGDDRFEPHSHLRELVEEGKTGEDAGAGFHDYGGGEGGLDSYRYLNAEIEDGVLAVELDRPERMNALSADLLEEIDDLFSTVDTNEIRCATIEGTGDRAFSAGADITGFGSLEPTDAMDVTPAFETVNDFPRPVVAKIDGYCLGAGLELALACDLRLATKRSSFGAPEIGLGLIPGGGGTQRLLRVLGETRAKELVFRGNHIDAERAADWGLANRAVDRDEFDETVEAFVDDLRNGPPLGLEVAKKVMNRGEDASLEAALAMESQGFGLLIGTDDVREGTAAFAEDREPEFEGE